A genomic window from Dehalococcoidia bacterium includes:
- the acs gene encoding acetate--CoA ligase, translating to MGEQVEAPLESILEEERVFPPPPQFREQANVRDPQVYQEAERDPEGFWARWARELTWFQPWEKVLEWDPPWAKWFVGGKTNLAYNCLDRHVAGPRRNKAAIIWEGEPGEVRVLTYWELYRQVCRFANALKALGVRRGDRVTIYMPMVPEAAVAMLACARIGAIHSVVFAGFTADALRDRIQDAQAKVLVTAEGLWRRGNILPLKEYADQALEACPTVEKVVVFHRGCKEKEQVPMRSGRDIWWDEAMASAPLHCPPEEMDAEDMLYILYTSGTTGKPKGVVHTTGGYMVGIYATTQWVFDIKEGDTYWCTADIGWVTGHSYVVYGPLLCGATTLMYEGAPDWPQRDRWWSIIERHGVTILYTAPTAIRTFMRWGEEWPGRHDLSSLRLLGTVGEPINPEAWMWYWRYIGGGRCPVVDTWWQTETGMIMITPLPGITHCKPGSATLPFPGVRAEVVDDRGQPVPPGAGGYLVLTRPWPAMLRVLYGDPQRYVEQYWSRFPGIYFTGDGARRDQDGYFWIVGRIDDVVNVSGHRIGTMEVESILVEHPAVAEAAVVGRSHEVKGQALWAFVTPRDGVVAGPSLEEELREHVSKRIGAFARPDRVIFTPELPKTRSGKIMRRLLRDIAEGRALGDVTTLQDPEVVRSLKERYEHMEGG from the coding sequence ATGGGTGAGCAGGTAGAGGCGCCTTTGGAGAGCATCCTGGAAGAGGAGCGAGTATTCCCCCCGCCTCCTCAGTTCCGCGAACAGGCCAACGTCCGCGACCCTCAGGTCTACCAGGAGGCGGAGCGGGACCCGGAGGGGTTCTGGGCGCGCTGGGCCCGCGAGCTGACTTGGTTCCAGCCCTGGGAGAAGGTGCTGGAGTGGGATCCCCCTTGGGCCAAGTGGTTTGTGGGAGGAAAGACCAACCTGGCCTACAACTGCCTCGACCGCCACGTGGCGGGACCGCGGCGCAATAAGGCGGCCATCATCTGGGAGGGGGAGCCTGGCGAGGTGCGCGTCCTCACCTACTGGGAGCTGTATAGGCAGGTCTGCCGTTTCGCCAACGCCCTCAAGGCTTTGGGGGTGAGGCGGGGTGACCGGGTTACCATCTACATGCCCATGGTGCCGGAGGCGGCGGTGGCCATGCTGGCCTGCGCCCGCATCGGCGCCATCCATAGCGTCGTCTTCGCCGGCTTCACGGCCGACGCTTTACGGGACCGCATCCAAGATGCCCAGGCCAAGGTACTGGTGACCGCCGAGGGGCTGTGGCGGCGGGGTAACATCCTGCCCCTCAAGGAATACGCCGATCAGGCCCTGGAGGCCTGCCCCACGGTAGAGAAGGTGGTGGTGTTCCACCGCGGCTGCAAGGAGAAAGAGCAGGTCCCTATGCGCTCAGGGCGTGACATCTGGTGGGACGAGGCGATGGCTTCCGCCCCCCTCCACTGCCCACCGGAGGAGATGGATGCCGAGGACATGCTCTACATCCTCTACACCTCTGGCACCACTGGCAAGCCCAAGGGGGTGGTGCACACCACTGGCGGCTACATGGTGGGCATCTACGCCACCACCCAGTGGGTTTTCGACATCAAGGAAGGGGATACCTATTGGTGTACTGCCGACATCGGCTGGGTTACAGGCCACAGCTACGTGGTATATGGGCCCCTCCTGTGCGGTGCCACCACCCTCATGTATGAGGGGGCGCCCGATTGGCCCCAGCGCGACCGTTGGTGGAGCATCATAGAACGGCACGGAGTCACCATCCTTTACACGGCCCCTACGGCCATCCGCACCTTCATGCGATGGGGAGAGGAGTGGCCGGGACGCCATGACCTCTCCTCCCTGCGGCTGTTGGGCACCGTAGGGGAGCCCATCAACCCCGAGGCCTGGATGTGGTACTGGCGCTACATCGGCGGTGGCCGTTGCCCCGTGGTGGACACCTGGTGGCAGACGGAGACGGGCATGATCATGATCACGCCCCTTCCGGGCATCACCCATTGCAAGCCGGGCTCCGCCACCTTGCCCTTCCCCGGGGTGAGGGCGGAGGTGGTGGACGATCGCGGACAACCCGTGCCCCCTGGCGCTGGTGGTTACCTCGTGCTTACCCGCCCATGGCCGGCCATGCTCCGGGTGCTATATGGCGACCCTCAGCGTTACGTGGAGCAGTACTGGAGCCGCTTTCCCGGCATCTACTTCACTGGCGATGGCGCCCGCCGCGACCAGGACGGGTATTTCTGGATCGTGGGGCGCATCGACGATGTGGTCAACGTCTCGGGCCACCGCATCGGCACCATGGAGGTGGAGAGCATCTTGGTGGAGCACCCGGCGGTGGCGGAGGCGGCGGTGGTGGGGCGCTCCCACGAGGTGAAGGGGCAGGCCTTGTGGGCCTTCGTCACTCCCCGCGACGGTGTGGTCGCTGGCCCCTCCCTGGAGGAGGAGCTGCGGGAGCACGTGAGCAAGAGGATCGGAGCCTTCGCCCGTCCCGACAGGGTCATCTTTACCCCGGAGCTCCCCAAGACCCGCTCAGGCAAGATCATGCGCCGCCTCCTGCGGGACATCGCCGAGGGACGCGCTCTGGGCGACGTCACTACCCTACAGGATCCGGAGGTGGTCAGATCCCTCAAAGAGCGGTACGAGCATATGGAGGGAGGATGA
- a CDS encoding TIGR00266 family protein: protein MRWEVSPGHTYPVLRVALDAGEEVVAEAGAMLLMRGPVDVSTSSRGIMKGIMRALLGSESFFLNTFRSQGQAEVWLAPPAPGDIHYLPLEGQGYILQDTAYLAHHGEVEVDVAWRGFKGLLTEGELVWLRARGHGGVWVCAFGAIQEVHLAAGERMVVDNFHFVAMDEGARYQVRTFGGLKSFLLGGEGIVAEVEGPAMVLVQTRHLNSLAESLLPILKRQMKVR from the coding sequence ATGCGATGGGAAGTGAGCCCTGGCCACACTTACCCCGTCCTCCGTGTCGCCCTGGACGCGGGGGAGGAGGTGGTGGCCGAGGCGGGGGCTATGCTCCTTATGCGAGGGCCTGTGGACGTGAGCACCAGCTCTCGGGGGATCATGAAGGGGATCATGCGGGCCCTTCTCGGCTCCGAGTCCTTTTTCTTGAACACATTCCGCTCCCAAGGCCAGGCGGAGGTGTGGCTAGCGCCTCCAGCCCCCGGCGATATCCATTACCTGCCCCTTGAGGGCCAAGGCTACATACTGCAGGACACCGCCTATCTGGCTCACCATGGGGAAGTGGAGGTGGATGTGGCCTGGAGGGGCTTTAAGGGCCTTCTCACCGAGGGTGAGCTGGTATGGCTGCGGGCCCGTGGCCATGGTGGGGTGTGGGTCTGCGCCTTTGGGGCCATCCAGGAGGTGCATCTGGCCGCCGGTGAGCGGATGGTGGTGGACAACTTTCACTTCGTGGCCATGGACGAGGGGGCTCGCTATCAGGTGCGCACCTTCGGTGGCCTCAAGTCCTTTCTCCTGGGAGGGGAGGGCATCGTGGCTGAGGTGGAGGGGCCAGCCATGGTGCTAGTGCAGACGCGTCACCTCAACTCCCTTGCTGAAAGCCTCCTGCCCATCCTGAAGCGGCAGATGAAGGTGCGGTGA
- a CDS encoding bifunctional nuclease family protein, with the protein MIEMVVDSVRVSLASYQRVVILKEKYADRYLPIWIGPAEADAIAVRLQEVAVARPLTHDLLRSVIEALGATVSYVVVNDLANDTFFAKIYLEANGRLLEIDSRPSDAIALAVRVQCPIYAEESVLERAGVRLEEEGETMEETPKGRPAPEASRGLSPEELEKLSPFREVIESLDLEDLGKGPET; encoded by the coding sequence GTGATCGAGATGGTGGTAGACAGCGTGCGGGTGAGCCTGGCCAGCTACCAGAGGGTGGTCATCCTGAAGGAGAAATACGCCGACCGCTACCTCCCCATATGGATAGGCCCGGCGGAGGCGGACGCCATCGCTGTGCGCCTGCAGGAGGTGGCCGTAGCCCGCCCCCTGACCCACGACCTATTGCGCTCAGTCATTGAAGCCCTCGGGGCCACCGTGAGCTACGTGGTGGTCAACGACCTGGCCAACGACACCTTCTTCGCCAAGATATACCTGGAAGCCAACGGCCGCCTGCTGGAGATCGACTCCCGTCCCAGCGATGCCATCGCCCTGGCCGTGCGTGTCCAGTGCCCCATATACGCCGAGGAGTCGGTGCTGGAGAGGGCCGGGGTGAGGCTGGAGGAAGAAGGGGAGACCATGGAGGAGACGCCCAAGGGTCGGCCTGCCCCCGAGGCCAGCCGCGGCCTCAGCCCCGAGGAGTTGGAGAAGCTATCCCCCTTCCGCGAGGTTATCGAGAGCCTGGACCTGGAGGACCTGGGCAAGGGCCCCGAGACCTGA
- a CDS encoding AtpZ/AtpI family protein, protein MGRLPPTIRLVGLGWYIALSIALPVVGGVLLDDQLGTRPLLSVLGVVLGMVLAFWGAYRMVAEATKRDREGP, encoded by the coding sequence ATGGGTAGGTTGCCCCCCACCATACGCTTAGTGGGCCTGGGCTGGTACATAGCCCTCAGTATCGCTCTGCCGGTGGTGGGTGGTGTGCTGCTAGACGACCAGCTGGGCACCCGCCCCTTGCTGAGCGTGCTGGGGGTGGTGTTGGGTATGGTGCTGGCCTTCTGGGGAGCCTATAGGATGGTAGCGGAGGCCACCAAGAGGGATCGGGAGGGCCCATGA
- a CDS encoding FoF1 ATP synthase subunit a codes for MRGRLLILALVLLAIGGFIFLRGPSPHIQIKPEVLASVGPVNITNTMVTSWVVVVVMVVFVFLMTRRWELVPRGAQNFIEAVVEAFYNVASTMVGERWARRFLPVAATIFFFILVANWLSLTPVFNVIGIVKEQVPALNGEPHEGKAFVMEKVDLGPLPIAFTTLSSPNALKGEAIELAEPGAVEEVEARRQEGKLVGEFLPFLRSMNTDVNMPLALAMAATIAVEYWGISAMGLGGYGRTFFNFSRLLRGLRALHPMTVVEGAVDAFVGFLELISHLVRIISFTFRLFGNMFAGEVVILMFTFLTPLLLTLPFYGLELFVGIVQAFIFAGLTLVFGLTAVEHMGAGAEHH; via the coding sequence ATGAGGGGACGTCTTCTCATCCTGGCCCTGGTGTTGCTGGCCATAGGAGGGTTCATATTCCTGCGTGGCCCCAGCCCCCACATCCAGATCAAGCCCGAGGTGTTGGCATCCGTAGGCCCCGTCAACATCACCAACACCATGGTCACCTCCTGGGTGGTGGTAGTGGTGATGGTGGTCTTTGTCTTCCTCATGACGCGGCGGTGGGAGCTGGTGCCGCGGGGAGCCCAGAACTTCATCGAGGCGGTGGTGGAGGCCTTCTACAACGTGGCCTCCACCATGGTGGGGGAGAGGTGGGCTCGCCGGTTCCTGCCGGTGGCGGCCACCATCTTCTTCTTCATCCTGGTGGCCAACTGGCTCTCCCTGACGCCCGTGTTCAACGTCATCGGCATCGTCAAGGAGCAGGTGCCTGCCCTCAACGGGGAACCGCACGAGGGGAAGGCCTTCGTCATGGAGAAGGTGGACCTGGGGCCCCTGCCCATCGCGTTCACCACCCTTTCCAGCCCCAATGCCCTGAAAGGGGAGGCCATCGAGCTGGCCGAGCCGGGGGCAGTGGAGGAGGTGGAAGCGCGAAGGCAAGAGGGCAAGCTGGTGGGGGAGTTCCTGCCCTTCCTCAGGAGCATGAACACCGATGTGAACATGCCCCTCGCCTTGGCCATGGCCGCCACCATCGCTGTGGAGTACTGGGGCATATCGGCCATGGGCCTGGGGGGATATGGGCGCACCTTTTTCAACTTCTCTAGGCTCTTAAGGGGCCTACGTGCCCTTCACCCTATGACGGTTGTGGAGGGGGCGGTGGACGCCTTCGTGGGCTTTTTGGAGCTCATCTCCCACCTGGTACGCATCATCAGCTTCACCTTCCGTCTTTTCGGCAACATGTTCGCCGGCGAGGTAGTCATCCTCATGTTCACCTTCCTCACCCCCCTCTTGCTGACGCTGCCCTTCTATGGGCTGGAGTTGTTCGTAGGCATCGTGCAGGCCTTCATCTTCGCCGGCCTGACCCTGGTGTTCGGGCTGACGGCAGTGGAGCATATGGGCGCTGGAGCAGAACATCATTAG
- a CDS encoding ATP synthase F0 subunit C encodes MDWFLALLPPMAEAIRAAAQEQTSMVFSDEGLRFLAAGFAMGVGALAPALAIGNMAGRAMEALGRNPEAQPAIQTSLILSLAFAEAIGIYALVTAVMIGFVF; translated from the coding sequence ATGGACTGGTTTCTTGCCCTTCTGCCGCCGATGGCGGAGGCCATAAGGGCCGCCGCCCAAGAGCAGACCAGCATGGTCTTCTCGGACGAAGGGCTGCGGTTCCTGGCTGCCGGATTTGCCATGGGCGTAGGGGCCCTGGCCCCTGCCCTGGCCATCGGCAACATGGCCGGGCGAGCCATGGAGGCGCTGGGACGCAACCCTGAGGCCCAGCCGGCCATCCAGACCAGCCTCATCCTCAGCCTGGCCTTCGCCGAGGCCATCGGCATCTACGCCCTGGTCACGGCGGTGATGATAGGCTTCGTGTTCTAG
- the atpF gene encoding F0F1 ATP synthase subunit B, with the protein MPFLAGFVDGLKALGINLPSLLAQLINFTILLVVLYVLAYRPVMRMLDERRRRIQEGLEASEEAKRRLTQAEQEAQAQMERARQEAQAIIAQAQQAARHLQEEARQQARQEAEQILARAREEIALERDAAIAQLRQEFADLTIRAAERVIRQALDREAHRRLIQEALAQSPLGDGGDREG; encoded by the coding sequence ATGCCCTTCCTGGCAGGGTTCGTCGATGGGCTTAAGGCGCTGGGGATCAACCTCCCCAGCCTTCTAGCTCAGCTCATCAACTTCACCATCCTGTTGGTGGTGCTGTACGTGCTGGCCTACAGGCCGGTGATGCGCATGCTGGACGAGCGGCGACGCCGCATCCAGGAGGGGCTGGAGGCCTCCGAGGAGGCCAAGCGCCGCCTGACGCAGGCGGAGCAAGAGGCCCAGGCCCAGATGGAGCGGGCACGCCAGGAGGCCCAGGCCATCATCGCCCAGGCCCAGCAGGCAGCCCGCCACCTGCAGGAGGAGGCCCGCCAGCAGGCCCGGCAGGAGGCCGAGCAGATACTGGCCCGGGCGCGAGAGGAGATCGCCCTGGAGCGGGACGCAGCCATCGCCCAGCTTCGCCAGGAGTTCGCCGACCTCACCATCAGGGCGGCGGAGAGGGTCATCCGCCAGGCCCTAGACCGGGAGGCCCATCGCCGCCTCATCCAAGAGGCCCTCGCCCAATCGCCTCTGGGCGACGGAGGGGATAGGGAAGGGTGA
- a CDS encoding F0F1 ATP synthase subunit delta: MIRNPAAKRYAEAVLQLAKEQGRLEEWAQYLDVIAQAMGQPEVARALDDARLPLEVRLRVVDEAMAGLDPLARNLAKLLVLKGRASLAPEIARAYREMVDRERGIVHALVKTAIPLEEGEREELRRRLEAALGRPVVLEAQVDESIISGLVLQIGDRVIDASTRAQLQALRRHLAEAQT, from the coding sequence GTGATCCGCAACCCGGCGGCCAAGCGGTATGCCGAGGCCGTCCTCCAGCTGGCCAAGGAGCAGGGCCGCTTGGAGGAGTGGGCCCAATACTTGGACGTCATCGCCCAGGCCATGGGCCAGCCAGAGGTGGCCCGCGCCCTGGACGACGCCCGCCTCCCCTTGGAGGTGCGGTTGCGGGTAGTGGACGAGGCTATGGCCGGCCTGGACCCCCTGGCCAGGAACCTGGCCAAGCTGCTGGTCCTCAAGGGACGCGCCTCCCTGGCACCCGAGATCGCCCGCGCCTATCGGGAGATGGTCGACAGGGAGCGGGGCATCGTCCACGCCCTGGTGAAGACGGCCATACCCCTGGAGGAGGGAGAGAGGGAGGAGCTGAGACGGCGGCTGGAGGCGGCCCTGGGCCGGCCAGTGGTGCTAGAGGCCCAAGTGGACGAGAGCATCATCAGCGGCCTAGTCCTCCAGATAGGCGATCGCGTCATCGATGCCAGCACCAGGGCCCAGCTGCAGGCCCTGCGCCGCCACCTAGCGGAGGCCCAGACATGA
- the atpA gene encoding F0F1 ATP synthase subunit alpha — MTVRPDEIAAILRRQIEEFSPTIAAVDVGTVIEAGDGVARIWGLRNCMYNEVLEFERGVLGLALNLEEGAVGAIVLGDHTMVREGDEVRTTGRVIQVPVGEELLGRVVDPLGRPLDGKGPIRAQRTRPVERIAPNVVMRKSVDTPVHTGIKAIDAMIPIGRGQRELIIGDRFTGKTAICLDTIIAQKGGDLFCIYVAIGQQATKVAEVVATLEEHGAMEHTIVVAANAADPAPLQYLAPYAGCAMGEEFMEQGKDALIIYDDLSKHAWAYRQMSLLLRRPPGREAYPGDVFYLHSRLLERAAKMAPEYGGGSLTALPIIETQAGDISAYIPTNVISITDGQIYLETDLFNAGIRPAINAGLSVSRVGGAAQTRAMRKVAGGLRLALAQYRELAAFAQFGTGELDPATRRQLERGQRLTEVLKQPQFRPQRLWQEVTIIYCGIHGYLDDVPVAKIQDFEAAFHRFLETQHPDIVRAIEETKDLSPETEEKLRQAIRQFKETVPY, encoded by the coding sequence ATGACGGTGAGGCCCGATGAGATAGCAGCCATCCTTCGCCGCCAGATCGAGGAGTTCAGCCCCACCATCGCCGCTGTGGACGTGGGCACCGTCATCGAGGCGGGGGATGGCGTGGCCCGCATCTGGGGCCTGCGCAACTGCATGTACAACGAGGTCCTGGAGTTCGAGCGGGGGGTGCTGGGCCTAGCCCTCAACCTAGAGGAGGGGGCGGTGGGCGCCATCGTCCTGGGCGACCACACCATGGTGCGGGAAGGGGACGAGGTGCGCACCACGGGCCGCGTCATCCAGGTGCCGGTGGGGGAAGAGCTATTGGGGCGGGTGGTAGACCCCCTGGGCCGACCCCTGGACGGCAAAGGGCCCATCCGCGCCCAGCGCACCCGCCCCGTGGAGCGCATCGCTCCCAACGTGGTGATGAGGAAGAGCGTGGACACCCCTGTGCACACGGGCATCAAGGCCATCGACGCCATGATCCCCATCGGCCGTGGCCAGCGGGAGCTCATCATCGGCGACCGCTTCACGGGCAAGACGGCCATCTGCCTGGACACCATCATCGCCCAAAAGGGGGGCGACCTATTCTGCATCTATGTGGCCATCGGGCAGCAGGCCACCAAGGTGGCGGAGGTGGTGGCCACCCTGGAGGAGCATGGGGCCATGGAGCACACCATCGTAGTGGCGGCCAACGCCGCCGACCCCGCTCCTCTGCAATACCTGGCCCCCTATGCCGGCTGCGCCATGGGGGAGGAGTTCATGGAGCAGGGCAAGGACGCCCTTATCATCTACGATGACCTCTCCAAGCACGCCTGGGCCTACCGCCAGATGTCCCTACTTCTGCGAAGGCCCCCAGGGCGTGAGGCCTACCCTGGCGACGTCTTCTATCTGCATTCCCGCTTGCTGGAGCGGGCGGCCAAGATGGCCCCCGAGTACGGTGGTGGCTCCCTGACTGCCCTCCCCATCATCGAGACCCAGGCTGGTGACATCTCCGCCTACATCCCCACCAACGTCATCTCCATCACGGACGGCCAGATCTACCTGGAGACGGACCTGTTCAACGCCGGCATCCGGCCAGCCATTAACGCCGGGCTCTCCGTCTCCCGGGTGGGCGGGGCGGCCCAGACGCGGGCCATGCGCAAGGTGGCTGGGGGCCTGCGGTTGGCCTTGGCCCAGTACCGGGAGCTGGCCGCCTTCGCCCAGTTCGGCACCGGCGAGCTAGACCCGGCCACCCGCCGCCAGCTGGAGCGGGGCCAGCGGCTGACGGAGGTCCTCAAGCAGCCCCAGTTCCGCCCCCAGCGGCTGTGGCAAGAGGTCACCATCATCTATTGCGGCATCCATGGCTACCTGGACGATGTGCCGGTGGCCAAGATCCAGGACTTCGAAGCCGCCTTCCACCGCTTCCTGGAGACTCAGCACCCCGACATCGTGCGCGCCATCGAAGAGACCAAGGACCTCTCGCCGGAGACGGAGGAGAAATTGAGGCAGGCCATCCGACAGTTCAAGGAGACGGTGCCATACTAG
- the atpG gene encoding ATP synthase F1 subunit gamma: MATLRQIRRRIRSVQSIAKVTRAMELVAASKMRRAQLAALAARPYAERMRWVLADLAETVPLLEPEELHPLMRRREEVRTIEIVFVGPDRGLCGGLPSHMNRAAAQFILDRGVPARIVAVGRRGRDFFRRLGYNVVAEFTGITDRPAYDDAIPIARIIMDDYLAGAADEVHIIYPRFVTTTVQRPEMRKLLPVEPPTEAVTWRYDYIYEPNREAVLAQLLPRYLERQIYEALLEASASEHSARMVAMRNATDNANELIKYLTLLANKARQESITKEILEVVAGMEALKATRGISGR, translated from the coding sequence ATGGCCACCCTAAGGCAGATACGCAGGCGCATCCGTTCCGTCCAGAGCATCGCCAAGGTCACCAGGGCCATGGAGCTGGTGGCCGCCTCCAAGATGCGCCGGGCCCAGCTAGCCGCCCTGGCCGCCCGCCCCTATGCCGAGCGGATGCGCTGGGTCCTGGCCGACCTAGCGGAGACGGTGCCCCTCCTGGAACCGGAGGAGCTGCACCCCCTTATGCGCCGGCGGGAAGAGGTGCGCACCATCGAGATCGTCTTCGTAGGCCCGGACCGGGGCCTATGCGGTGGCCTACCCTCCCATATGAACCGCGCCGCCGCCCAGTTCATCCTGGACCGGGGGGTGCCGGCCCGCATCGTGGCCGTGGGCCGCAGGGGGAGGGACTTCTTCCGCCGCCTGGGGTATAACGTGGTGGCCGAGTTCACAGGCATCACCGACCGTCCCGCCTATGATGACGCCATCCCCATCGCCCGCATCATCATGGACGACTACCTGGCGGGGGCGGCCGACGAAGTGCACATCATTTATCCCCGCTTCGTGACCACCACCGTCCAAAGGCCGGAGATGCGCAAGCTCCTGCCAGTGGAGCCCCCCACCGAGGCCGTCACCTGGCGCTACGACTACATCTACGAGCCCAACCGGGAGGCGGTGCTGGCCCAGCTCCTCCCCCGCTACCTGGAGCGCCAGATCTACGAGGCTTTGCTGGAGGCCTCGGCCAGCGAGCACTCCGCCCGCATGGTGGCCATGCGCAACGCCACCGACAACGCCAACGAGCTCATCAAGTATCTCACCCTTCTGGCCAACAAGGCCCGGCAGGAGTCCATCACCAAGGAGATCCTGGAGGTGGTGGCAGGCATGGAGGCCCTAAAGGCAACGAGAGGAATTTCAGGGAGGTAG
- the atpD gene encoding F0F1 ATP synthase subunit beta: MAKGTEGRVVQVIGTVVDIEFPPEQLPEIYNAVEIDMGGGQVLVAEVEQHLGNNWVRCLAMGSTDGLRRGARAVDTGSPILVPVGRACLGRLFNVLGQPIDELGEVKAEERWPIHRPAPPLQERTTRPEMLETGLKVIDLICPLRKGGKVGAYGGAGVGKTVIIMELIRNIATEHGGFSVFGGVGERSREGNDLWYEMKASGVIDKTVLVFGQMNEPPGVRARVGLTAVTMAEYFRDVEGQDVLLFIDNVYRYILANMEVSALLGRMPSAVGYQPTLATDMGELEERITSTKRGSITSFQAIYVPADDYTDPGIVTTFAHLDAVIALERSIAEQGLYPAVDPLASFSRILDPRIVGEEHYQVAREVQRVLQRYKDLQDIIAILGMEELSEEDKITVMRARKIQRFLSQPMFVAEAFTGRPGRYVPVRETVRGFREILEGKWDHLPEQAFYMVGTIEEAAEQGERMLREAAV; this comes from the coding sequence ATGGCCAAGGGCACAGAAGGAAGGGTCGTTCAGGTCATCGGCACGGTGGTGGACATCGAGTTCCCCCCGGAGCAGCTGCCCGAGATCTACAACGCCGTGGAGATCGACATGGGGGGCGGCCAAGTCCTGGTGGCGGAGGTGGAGCAGCACCTGGGCAACAACTGGGTCCGTTGTCTGGCCATGGGCAGCACCGATGGCCTGCGGCGGGGAGCGAGGGCCGTGGACACCGGCAGCCCCATCTTAGTGCCGGTAGGGCGGGCATGCCTGGGCCGCCTGTTCAACGTGCTAGGACAGCCCATCGACGAGCTAGGGGAGGTGAAGGCGGAGGAGCGGTGGCCCATCCACCGTCCTGCCCCGCCTCTACAGGAGCGCACCACCCGGCCCGAGATGCTGGAGACGGGGCTCAAGGTCATCGACCTCATCTGCCCCCTGCGCAAGGGTGGCAAGGTGGGGGCCTACGGCGGCGCCGGCGTAGGTAAGACGGTCATTATCATGGAGCTTATCCGCAACATAGCCACCGAGCACGGCGGCTTCTCCGTCTTCGGCGGCGTAGGGGAGCGTTCCCGCGAGGGGAACGACCTCTGGTACGAGATGAAGGCCTCCGGCGTCATCGACAAGACGGTCCTGGTGTTCGGCCAGATGAACGAGCCGCCCGGGGTGAGGGCCCGCGTGGGCCTCACCGCCGTCACCATGGCCGAATACTTCCGGGACGTAGAGGGTCAGGACGTCCTTCTGTTCATCGACAACGTCTACCGCTACATCTTGGCCAACATGGAGGTCTCGGCCCTCTTGGGCCGCATGCCCTCGGCAGTAGGCTACCAGCCCACCCTGGCCACCGACATGGGTGAGCTGGAAGAGCGCATCACCTCCACTAAGCGAGGCTCCATCACCTCCTTCCAGGCCATCTACGTCCCCGCCGACGACTACACCGACCCTGGCATCGTCACCACCTTCGCCCACCTAGACGCCGTCATCGCCCTGGAGCGATCCATCGCCGAGCAGGGCCTATATCCGGCGGTGGACCCTCTGGCCAGCTTCTCCCGCATCCTGGACCCGCGCATCGTGGGGGAAGAGCACTATCAGGTGGCGAGAGAGGTGCAAAGGGTCCTCCAGCGCTATAAGGACTTGCAGGACATCATCGCCATCCTGGGCATGGAAGAGCTCTCGGAGGAGGACAAGATCACCGTTATGCGGGCCCGCAAGATCCAGCGCTTCCTCTCCCAGCCCATGTTCGTGGCCGAGGCCTTCACCGGCCGCCCGGGCCGCTATGTGCCAGTGAGGGAGACGGTGCGGGGCTTCCGGGAGATCCTGGAGGGCAAGTGGGACCACCTGCCCGAGCAGGCCTTCTACATGGTGGGCACCATCGAGGAGGCAGCCGAGCAGGGCGAGCGCATGCTCAGGGAGGCAGCCGTATAG
- a CDS encoding F0F1 ATP synthase subunit epsilon → MPLKLEIITAERVVYSADDVREVVLPGVEGELAVLPKHAPLMTMLRPGIMRIVHEDREEELAVHGGFLEVRDDRVTILADAAERAEEIDVARAEAARRRAQELMAQRRRDEMEFAAAQAALQRALVRLKLAERLRRRRGR, encoded by the coding sequence ATGCCGCTGAAGCTCGAGATCATCACGGCCGAGAGGGTGGTCTACTCCGCCGACGACGTGCGGGAGGTGGTGCTGCCGGGGGTGGAGGGGGAGTTGGCTGTCCTGCCCAAGCACGCCCCCCTCATGACCATGTTGCGCCCGGGCATCATGCGCATCGTCCACGAGGACAGGGAGGAAGAGCTGGCCGTCCACGGTGGCTTCCTGGAGGTGCGCGATGACCGGGTTACCATCCTGGCCGATGCCGCCGAACGGGCGGAGGAGATCGATGTAGCGAGGGCGGAGGCCGCCCGCCGCCGGGCCCAGGAGCTCATGGCCCAGCGCCGTCGTGACGAGATGGAGTTCGCAGCTGCTCAGGCCGCCCTGCAGCGGGCCCTGGTGCGCCTGAAGCTGGCGGAGCGCCTCCGCCGTCGTCGCGGCAGGTGA